GAAGGAAATTTAGGACAAATTCAACTTCTTCTTTGTTCTTTGGTGGCCTTCCGAGAATTTGAACACACAGGTCTGCAATGCTAAAAGTACTCGTCACGTATTCTCTTTGCTTCAGTCTCTGTTCAAGGTTGTACATTGCCTGTATTACCCTAGGATCCCTTATGTCGGAAACCTCTTCGGTTGATTTTATCTTTACGTATATGAGAGCTGAACCTCCTGCTCCAAATTCGTTCTGCAGTGTGAAATAGCTTTTAACAGCTTCTAAATCGCTTGGTAGCTGCTTTGATAGATCACTTTCAAATCTAAGCTGAGTTAACCCATAAGCTGAGAGTATCAGGAGGAATAGGGTGATTACAGCCAGTGAGTGCCTATACACTACTATTACCTTAGCCACTTTCCTTAGCATTGGTACTCACCGAACTTTCGGAAATTTCCGAAAGTTTTATAATTTCCAAAATTTAAAAACATTATGGTGGTCATTTATGGGCATTGAAGAGGCAAAGAAGATAATAATGGAGACATTTGCAAACACGGCGAGGAGATTGGGTCAGAGCGAGCTCATAGGTTACATTTATGGTGCCTTGTTTTTAGCTAAAGAACCCTTAAGCTTGAGTGAAATCTCTTCAATAACGGGTTATTCTCTCTCACACGTTAGTTCTGCCATGAAAGTTCTGGAGGGAGTTGGGCTTGTTCAGAGGATTAAGAAGCCGGGTGATAGGAAAGCCTACTTCATTGCAACGAAAAACTTCGGAGAGTGGAGAAGCTCTGCGTTCTATGAAAATATACTGAGAGATATAGAGGAGACTAGAGAAAACCTTCTCAAAGCTCTGAAAGAAGTTGAGAACGATGATAGTGAGGAAGCAAAAGAAATCAGGGAAAAGATACAGATGGCGTTGAAGAGGAATGAAATAGCAAAAAAGCTATTGTCAATAGTGATGAAGTTCAAATCAGAAGAAGAGCTCCTTGAAACTCTCGAAAAGTGTTTAGAAAAAAATTAAGGTCAGCCAGGAATCCGGTCATCCCCTTTCAGTATCGGATGGCGCTCATCATTCCATTAAAAATATGGTGTTAGGACTTTAAAAGGTTTTTAATTTCCTCACTCACTTTCTCTAAGCTGATTTCCTTTTGTTCACCGCTTTCCATGTCTCTGACCGTGACAACGCCCTTCTCGAGATCCTTTTTTCCAACTATTATTGTAAGTCTTACCCCAATTCTGTTTGCATAGTCCAATGCTTTTCTCAACTTTCTTCCCATTAGCTCTACTTCTGTCTTTATGCCACTCTTTCTGAGGGAAGCTGCTATCATTATTGCCTCTTTGTTTACTCCCCCTACGGGAACAACGTAAACATCTGGACTCAGTCTAGGTTGCGGTATTAACCCCTTCCACTCGAGAATTGGGATTAGCCTTTCAATTCCAATTGCAAAACCTGTGGCGGGGGTTGGTTTTCCTCCAAAGACCTCTATAAGATTGTCATACCTTCCTCCTCCCCCTATGGAGCCTATCCCCAGTTCATTGGGAGCAATTGCTTCAAAGACTATACTGGTGTAGTAGTCAAAGCCCCTCGCTATACCAAGATCTATTCTGATCCATTTAGACACTCCATAGGCATCAAGCAGGTCTATAAGGGAATATAGTTTTTTGATTTCTTTCTTAGCTTCTTCACTTGTAAATAGCTCTTCAGCTTTTGGTAGAACTTCACTGGCCTTGCCCTTTATTTCTATAAGGCTTAGAACTTTCTCGATTTTTGCTTCATCAAGGCCAAACTTTTTGAGCTCTTCTACGAACTCTTCCCTCGTCAGCTTGTCTTTCTTATCTATTATTCTCATTAATCCTATATCGTCTTTAACTCCAAGCATCTTGGCGAATTCGTCTAAAAGTATCCTATCTCCTATGTTGACTGTGAAATCTCTAAGCCCAGTAGAGAGATAGCTTTCAACGAATAAGCTTATCACCTCTGCATCTGCCTCTATTTTTTCACTCCCTATCAGTTCTACTCCCGCCTGCCAGAACTCTCTGTACCTTCCGCTCTGGGGCTCTTCATATCGGAACATGTTTGCTATGTAGTACCATTTTATTGGCTTTGGGGCGTTCTGAAATGAGTTAACATATAATCTCGCAACGCTTGAGGTCATGTCCGGTCTTAGAGAAACGTCTCTTCCTCCTTTATCCTTAAATGCGTAAAGTTGCTTAACTACTTCCTCACCACTTCTAAGCTCGAAAAGCTTTGTGTATTCCATCACTGGAGTTAGAATTTCTTTAAAATTGTACCTCTCAAAAACCTGCCTTATTCTCTCAAATACCCATCTTCTCTTTACCATATCTTCGGGTAGGAAGTCTCGAGTTCCCTTAACCCTCTCTATCATCTTAATCTCCCGTTGCCCTTACCCAAATCTAAATAAAAATCTTCTGAATATTGTAATATGTCCGAAAACTTTTATATGCATGAAATATAAAATATTGGCTGGTGGTTCTTATGGGAAAGCTTGACTGGATAAAAGAGGAACTTGAAGAACTTAAGAAGAAAGGCCTTTATGTGACTATTAGAGTCGTACAGAGCGCTCAGGGGCCATGGATAATTGTCAACGGGAAGAAAGTTTTGAACATGTGTTCAAACAATTATCTCGGCTTAGCCGCACATCCAAAGATTAAGGAGGCAGCAATAAGGGCCATTCTGGATTATGGAGTAGGTGCTGGGGCTGTTAGAACGATAGCTGGAACAATGGATCTCCACGTTGAACTCGAGGAGAAGCTTGCGAAGTTCAAGAAGAGAGAAGCCGCGATACTCTTCCAAAGCGGTTACAATGCTAATCTTGGAGCAATAAGTGCCCTCCTAAGGAAAGGTGAGGATGGTGTATTCCTTAGTGAGGAGTTGAATCACGCAAGCATAATTGATGGAATGAGGCTTAGTGGAGCACCAAAGGTAATCTACAAGCACCTTGACATGGATGATCTGAAGAAGAAGTTAGAAGAAAACAAGGACAAAAAGAAGAAGATAATAGTTACCGATGGTGTCTTTTCAATGGATGGTGACCTTGCTCCACTCCCAGAAATAGTTGAGCTTGCCGAGCAGTATGATGCAATAGTTTATGTTGATGACGCACATGGGGAAGGAGTACTGGGGGATCATGGAAGGGGAATAGTTGACCACTTCAACCTCCACGACAAAGTTGACTTCGAAATGGGAACCCTCAGTAAGGCCTTTGGAGTAATAGGAGGGTATGTTGCCGGCCCCGAAGAAGCCATTGAGTACTTAAAGCAGAGGGCTAGGCCGTTCCTGTTCTCAAGTGCAATGAACCCACCAGACGTTGCTGCCGCGATAGCCGCTGTTGAAATCCTCCAGAAAAGTGATGATCTCGTTAAGAAGCTTTGGGACAACACTCACTACTTACAGAAAGGATTACGTGATCTTGGCTATGATCTTGGAAACACCAAGCATCCAATAACTCCTGTTATGCTTTATGATGAGAAGCTTGCCCAGGAGTTCTCAAGGAGACTGTTTGAAGAGTACAACATATTCGCACAGGCAATTGTGTATCCAACGGTTCCACTTGGCACGGCAAGAATAAGGCTCGAACCCTCTGCCGCACACACAAAGGAAGATCTTAAGCTTGTTATAGATGCCTTTGAGGATCTTGGAAAGAAGACCGGATTTTTGAAGTGACTATCCTTCTTTCTTACAAATTATTCTTTTAAACATCATCTCAGGTATTGAAAGTGCATATTCCTTTCCATTAACCTCAAGAACTACCTTAGGCTTAAACACCAATCCAGATACCTCCTTTTCTATTAGGACATATATTACAAGTATCCTCTTGCTTTTTGGAGGCATTGTTTTTGGAAGATCTCTTGGTTCTGCAGGAACACTAAAAATACTTTCATTCCAAAATCCAAAAGCAAGTATCTTTACGCCTTTTATTGGAAAAACAACATCTTTAATTTTGATTGTTTTGTTGGTTGGATTGATAATTTCGGCTGTGTATGGAATTAGGTATGGTTCATCAACATAGAGGGTTATTGATGTTGTTACGTTGTTTGTGAAAATAACTGGATAGCTACTTCCAAATTCAACTTTAATGTCGACTTTTGTTGAAGCTTTCGATGCATTTGAGACTGCAAGGATATTCCCTTGTACCTCTCCGGTGGGCTTTATTATTATACTCTTCTCCAATTCGCCAGCTTTTATATCCATGTCTGTAGGCTTTGCTATTTCTTTGATGTTTTGAAATTTTATTTCAACACTCTCTTCATTCTCTAAGCACCAGTGAACTTCTAGCCTTAGGAACTCCTCCGTGGTCAAGTACGCATACCCGATTATCTGATGTGGTTGAAGTCGATGGTTCTCCTCTTCAGTTAAGTAGGGTTGGAGGGTATGAATGAAGATAAGACCCAGGATAATAAGGAGTGATACCATGAACACCTTTAACTTCAAGGATCTTCCCTCCTTTGCGGGGTGGAAGCCTTGCCCTTTAGGGCGGGGAGGAGGTCAGCCTTTAGGAGAGATTAAAACTTCGTCCATTCAATTTTGTAATATACTATATCATTGTCCTCATCAACGATTGCCATTATCATGCTCTTCCTAACTCCGTGAGCAACTCTTGCCCTTGCCGTAATGTCGTTTGGTGAAAGTTTTTGGTTTTCCCTGAGAACCCAAATTAACCAGTCTGAATGCTCAGCTCCTTTTCTATAAACCCTAAAATGCGATCCAAACTTAAGGCCAGATTTGACAATATATCCCCTATCCCTAAGATCCTTGTAGACGAGAAACTTGATATCAAAGTCTTCATCCCTTTTCTTTCCTAGGGAAAACACTTCATCAAAGGTGAGTTCTCTTCCATTGTCTAAAACTTTAATCCATCCCCTTTCTATAAGGTATGCTGCCTCAATTAGGGATAGAAATAGCCTTTTTCCTTTTACCTCTCCATAACCTCTGTTGTTATGAAGCTGATTTATGGCCTTCTCTCTCTCGCTGTAAACTCTGTCTCCACTTAAGTAGAATTCTATGACCTTCTTCATGCAAGTTTCACCCTCTCCCAATCCTCTGGCCTTAATATCATATAATATGCATCTTCTCCGTCGGAATAGTAGCTTATTATCCTTTTGACTATTTTAAAGCCAAGCTTTTTGTAGAGGTTTATTGCTCTCTCATTACTTACTCTAACTTCAAGCCCTATCCACCTTGCTCCCTTCTTGAACAGCTTATTTATAACGGCAACCATTAGGGCCTTTCCTATTCCATTCCCTCTATAATCTGGATGAACTGCTATGCTCATTATATGACCTTCCATATCCGGCTTTAAATAGCCCATAACGTAACCTATAACCTGGCCGTTATACTCAGCTACAAGAAAAGTTTCAGGGTTTGATTCGAGGAATGTGAGGAACAGTCCTCTTGGGTATTTCTCCCTGAATGATAGATGTTCTATTCTCATGATGTATGCTATGTCAAATAACTTAGCTGGTCGTATAGTAACAAGAGCTATTGGGATTTTTCTTTTGGGTCTTGATTCTGGGGAGGCAACGTCTTCCATGTTTAAAGTTTAGTTTGGGAGACTTTTAAGTTCATCTCTTATACATCTTCTGATCCTTAATACTCACAAATATTAAAATATGAGAGCAAAAGCATAAATTTTGGCGGTGGTTGGGAATGCATGAGTTGTATACAGTCCTCGCCAGATATTATGATTCAATATATCGGAGAAGGATTGAGGAGATAAGGTTGGAGATTGACTTTCTGGAGGAGATATTTAAGAACGATGCCGAACGAGAAGTTAGGAGAGTTCTTGATCTGGCATGTGGGACAGGTATTCCGAGTCTAGAGCTAGCGAGGAGGGGATATGAGGTTGTTGGGGTTGATCTGCATGAGGAAATGCTTAAGATAGCTAGGGAAAAAGCAAAGTCATTGGGACTCAACATAAGGTTTATCAGGGAAGATGCTCTTAAGATTAGCTTTTCAGAAGAGTTTGATGCCGTGACAATGCTATTTTCAAGCATAGCATACTTCGATGAGGACAGTCTTGTTGAGTTGCTCCGCAGGGTTTACAAGGCCCTAAGAGAGGGAGGTGTATTTGTGGCAGATTTTGGTATGTGGTTCTCTGTTAAATCTAACCATCCTGTAATCTGGAGTGAGTTTCATGGAGAAGAAAAACTTATACTCATTGATTGGAGGGAAGTTTTCCCTGGAATCCAAAAGATGAGGTTTAGGAGAGTTGTTCAGATTATAAAACCTGATGGAACAACTAAATCATTTCTTGTGGATGATGAGCTTAATCTTTACACTCCTAGGGAGATGAGCCTTATAGGGAAGACGATTTTTAAAAAGGTTAGTATATATTCGGATTATCAAAGAAAGCTGTCCGAGAGACCCAGGAGGATATGGGCAGTTTTCATTAAATGATTTGTTGAACTTTACTTAAACGAAATACTTTTCAGAGCTAACTTTCTTTAAATCTCTTAGGTGGGAAGGATGATAAAAACAAGAATGTTTGAGGAGGAAGGCTGGATTAGGAAGACTTGCAAAGTTTGCGGTAAACCCTTCTGGACGCTGGATCCAGACAGGGAGACGTGTGGCGATCCTCCATGTGACGAGTACCAGTTCATAGGGAAGCCAGGAATTCCAAAGAAGTATACATTGGATGAAATGAGAGAGAAGTTCCTGAGCTTCTTTGAAAAGAAGGGGCATGGAAGAGTGAAAAGATATCCAGTACTTCCAAGGTGGAGGGATGATGTCCTTCTTGTTGGAGCTTCAATAATGGATTTTCAGCCTTGGGTCATAAGTGGGGAAGCTGACCCACCCGCTAACCCATTGACAATAAGTCAGCCTTCAATAAGATTTACCGACATAGATAACGTTGGAATAACAGGGAGGCACTTTACGATATTTGAAATGATGGCTCACCATGCATTCAACTATCCTGGGAAGCCAATATACTGGATAGATGAAACTGTGGAGCTAGCATTTGAATTCTTCACCAAGGAACTGAAGATGAAACCTGAGGACATCACGTTTAAAGAGAATCCATGGGCGGGTGGAGGAAACGCTGGACCAGCTTTTGAAGTTCTTTACAGGGGGCTTGAGGTTGCTACCCTAGTGTTTATGCAGTACAAAAAAGCTCCAGAAAACGCTCCCGAGGATCAGGTGGTTATAATAAAGGGAGAGAAGTACGTTCCAATGGAAACCAAAGTTGTCGATACTGGATATGGACTAGAAAGGCTCGTTTGGATGAGCCAGGGAACTCCAACAGCTTACGATGCCGTTCTTGGCTATGTTGTAGAACCTCTGAAGAAGATGGCAGGAGTTGAAAAAATAGATGAGCGCATTTTGATGGAGAACTCTAGACTTGCAGGAATGTTTGACATTGAAGACATGGGAGATCTAAGGTATCTCAGAGAACAAGTAGCCAAGAGGGTCGGAATAAGCGTTGACGAGCTGGAGAGACTTATAAGGCCGTATGAGCTAATATACGCCATAGCTGATCACACAAAGGCCCTAACATTCATGTTGGCCGATGGCGTCATCCCCTCCAATGTTAAGGCTGGGTATCTTGCCAGGCTACTCATAAGAAAGAGCATAAGGCATCTGAGAGAGCTTGGGCTTGAAGTTCCATTGTCGGAGATCGTTGCAATGCACATAAAGGAGCTACACAAGACCTTCCCAGAGTTCAAGGAGATGGAGGATATAATCCTTGAAATAATAGACATTGAGGAGAAAAAGTATGCTGAAACACTCAGGAGAGGTTCGGATCTTGTTAGAAGAGAGGTTGCAAAGCTGAAGAAGAGAGGGATTAATGAAATTCCTCTTGAGAAGCTGATAACGTTCTACGAAAGCCATGGCCTGACTCCGGAAATAGTCAAAGAAATAGCTGAGAAAGAAGGGGTGAATGTGAAGATTCCAGACAACTTCTACAGTCTGGTGGCAAAAGAAGCTGAAAAGCAAATAAAGGAGGAAGAGAAAGAAATCATAGACTTTGAGCTTGTAAAAGACCTTCCAGATACGAGAACACTGTATTATGAGGATCCCTTCATGAAGGAGTTTGAGGCTAAGGTTCTTAGGGTAGTAGATGACTGGGTAATCTTAGATGCGACTGCGTTCTATCCAGAGGGCGGTGGACAGCCGTATGATACTGGGGTTCTTGAGGTTAATGGAGAAGCAGTTAAGGTCGTTAATGTTCAGAAAGTCGGAAAGGTAATTCTTCACAAAGTCGAGAGGCCAGAGAAGTTCAAGGAGGGAATTAAAGTCAGGGGTAAAATTGACTGGGCCAGGAGAATACAACACATGAGGCATCACACTGGAACGCACGTTCTAATGGGAGCGTTGGTCAGGGTTCTTGGAAAGCACGTGTGGCAGGCAGGTTCACAGCTGAGCACTGACTGGGCGAGGCTGGATATAAGCCACTACAAGAGAATAACGGAAGAAGAGCTGAAGAAGATTGAGGAGCTTGCAAACAGGATCGTCATGGAGAACAGGAAGGTTACTTGGGAATGGCTTCCAAGAACCCAAGCTGAGCAGAAGTATGGATTCAGGCTTTATCAGGGTGGCGTCGTTCCTGGAAGGGAGATAAGGGTTGTGAAGATAGAGGACTGGGACGTTCAGGCCTGTGGTGGAACTCACCTGCCATATACTGGCCTTGTAGGTCCAATAAAGATCCTAAGAACTGAGAGAATTCAAGATGGCGTGGAGAGAATAATATTCGCTTGTGGAGAAGCTGCCGTAAAGGAATGGCAGAGGGAGAGAGATCTCCTTAAGAAGACCAGTCAGATACTTAGAGTTCCACCAGAAAAAGTGCCGGAAACTGCGGAGAGATTCTTCAATGAGTGGAAAGAGGCAAGAAAAGAAGTAGAAAAGCTCAGAAAGGAGCTAGCTAAATTACTAGTCTATGAGCTTGAGGGGAAGGTTGAAAGAGTTGGAGATGTTGAGTTCATAGGGGCTATTGTCGATGGAACAATGGATGATCTGAGAGAAGCTGCCAACAAGCTCAGAAAAGAGAACAGAGTTGTTGTCCTCATAGGTAACCAAGGTCACTTTGTGGTAGCTGTGGGAGATGGTGTCAATCTGAACGCTGGAGAACTTGCAAAGGTTATTACAAGTGTCGCTGGAGGGGGAGGAGGAGGTAAAAAGGAACTAGCCCAGGGAAGGGTAAAAGACATCGGAAAAGCAGAGAATGCTATAAAAGAGATAAGAAAAAGGCTTCTTTAGCTTTCTTCTTTTCTTGGTATTAGCTTTACTTTATACTCTGCATGCCATATTGGCAATTTTGTTGTTTTTATAGTTATGAAATAATCTCCTTCTCCCCTGTAGAGCTTTTCTACATCATCTCTGGGGAGAGTGAATTTCACTATCACTTCAGTATCTTTGGTTATCTCTGTTTTGAATTTCGTCGTTCCCTTGAACTCCTCTCCGTTAATTTTTATCAAGTATTCTGTACCCTCAGGGAATATTATCTCAAATGTAAATCCTGATATTTTCGGTTTTATTGTTAAGGTAAACAATCCCCAGCCGTCATTTTCCACGAAAGTTACTGTCTGATTATTCAGATAGAAGACCTCAGCTGAAGCTTCAACATTTGCTGGAGGTATTTGGGCGGTTTTTAGTGCGTACACTAAAAAAACTAGGAATATCACTAGTATTGCTACGAGCTTCTTGTCCATCTTACACCCCAAATAGACTTTATGCACTTCGCTTTTAAAAGGATAGTCATATTTTGTGGGCAACAAATAGTTTATAAAGGTTCACCACTCATAGTGACTATAGGTGGTAGGGATGGTGAACTTCATATTTGGGATTCACAATCATCAACCTCTTGGAAACTTTGGATGGGTGTTTGAGGAGGCTTATGAAAAGGCATATTGGCCTTTCCTCGAAACACTTGAGAACTATCCAAACATGAAAGTTGCGATTCATATAAGTGGCCCTCTAATAGAGTGGATACAAGAAAACAGGCCGGAATATTTTGATCTACTAAAGAGTCTTGTAAGGAAGGGACAGGTAGAACTTGTTGTCGCCGGTTTTTATGAGCCTGTTCTCGCAGCTATACCGAAGGAAGACCGACTTGAACAGATAAAGCTCATGAAGGAATGGGCAAGGGGGCTAGGATTTGAGGCTAGGGGAGTCTGGCTCACTGAAAGGGTTTGGCAACCAGAGCTAGTCAAAACCCTAAAAGAAAGCGGAATAGAGTACGTGGTGGTTGATGATTACCACTTCATGAGTGCTGGGTTAAGTAAGGAAGACCTATTCTGGCCATACTATACTGAGGATGGAGGAGAAACTATCGTTGTTTTTCCAATCGATGAAAAGCTCAGATATCTAATCCCCTTTAGGCCCGTTGAACAGGTTTTGGATTACCTTCACTCTCTCGATGACGGAGATGAGAGTAAAGTTGCGGTTTTTCATGACGATGGAGAAAAATTTGGAATATGGCCCGGTACTTACGAATGGGTTTACGAGAAGGGTTGGCTCAAGGAATTCTTTGACAAAATCTCAAGTGATGAAAAGATAAATCTCCTTTTGTACACCGAATATTTGGAAAGATTTCGACCTAGGGGCTTAGTTTACCTCCCAATAGCCTCTTATTTTGAGATGAGCGAATGGTCACTCCCAGCTAAACAAGCCCAACTGTTCGTTGAATTCGTGAATGACCTTAGGGTTAGGGGAGTTTTTGAAAAGTACAGGGTTTTCGTTAGAGGAGGAATATGGAAGAACTTCTTTTACAAGTATCCGGAAAGCAACTATATGCACAAGAGAATGTTGATGGTAAGCAAGCTTATCAGGCATCTCCCAGAGGCTAGAAAGTATCTCTTTAGGGCACAATGCAACGATGCATATTGGCATGGTCTATTCGGTGGAATATATCTCCCCCACCTTAGAAGGGCCGTTTGGAGTAATCTCATAAAGGCCAATACATATGCCAAAGTTGGAACCCTGATAAGAGATGTAGACTTTGATGGGCATGAGGAGGTATTCTTGGAAAGTGAAGGCTTTTACGCTGTGTTTAAACCGAGCTATGGAGGATCTCTGGTTGAGTTCTCTTCCAAGAGAAGGTTTGTGAATTACGTTGATGTCCTCCCCAGAAGGTGGGAGCACTACCATGGTTCGCTTGACTCAGCTTATGATGGAGGGGGTGTGGCTAGTATACATGAGCTTGAAAAGAAGCTTCCAGAACATCTCAGAGGAGAGGTCGCGTACGATAAGTTCAGGAGGTTTATGCTTCAAGATCATGTTCTTCCATTGGATATAAATTTTGACGACTTTAGAATGGCAAGATTTACTGAACTTGAGAACTTTCTTGAGGGTAAGTATGACTTTGAGATCTTTGAGAATGGCATAAACCTTTGGAAGGAAGGAGAAAATGTCAAAGTGGAGAAGAGCTTTAGGTTCCTTGAGAACGGTTTCGTCGTTGATTACTCGGTAGAGGGAAGAGAAGTCGTATTTGGCATTGAGCTTAATGTTGCTGTTCAGAGCCTCATGGAGAAACCTGAGGTCATGAAGACAAGGGAACTTCTCGTAGATGACAAGTATGCCATTGGGAAGTTCAAGCTTGAATTTGATAGAGAGGTTGAGCTGTGGAAGTTTCCAGTAAAAACACTGAGTCAAAGTGAGAGCGGTTGGGATCTAATTCAGCAAGGGGTAAGCTATACAATAATTTTAAGGCCAAGTGAGGAAGAAAAAATAAGGATAAAGTTTTTAGAGGTTTGATCCTCGGATAGGGAGGCCCTCATCACCGTTCAGTGCCCGAAAGACACCCTCATCGGATTTAAGATAAACCTTTACTTTCTTCCTTCTAGTAGTCGTGAGGTATAATATTCCCATAACCCAAGCCACCAGGGAGTAGTACCTAAGCTTTATAAATGGATCTTTGAATACCGCAGAGAACATATGCGTTCCCGCAGGCATTTCAACAACAATTAGCCCGGTTCTGTTGTCTCTGAACTTTGGGATCTCTTTTCCATCAATGTAGATGTGCCAATAGGGGTAGTAGGCTACTGAAACTAGGAGAGGAGTTCTTTTGGAGCAGTTTATCTCTGCCTTAACTATCAAATCTGTCATTGAAAAATTACTGTACGTGCATTTCGCTATATCCTCTTCTGCTTTTGAGGACAGTATCATCTCCAACTCTTCTGAAGAGTTCCAATAAAGTGCATGGAAGAGCAGATTACCGCCGAAAAAGTACAGAGTTCCGTTTCCTATCTTCCTCTCTCCTATTAGTATACCTTTTGAAGTATTAATTATTGGGGTCAGGTTGCCCTCGGCAAGGGGGCCGTACCATGCTTTTCCATAATAGTTAAACGGCATTAGTCCTGGAACCTGGGGAATTTTCCTCATCTTCAGCGTTATATTGAACGCTTTACCTCCTGTATCGGGCACCCACACAACTCTCACACCCTTTTTTAAAAGCTCTATGAGGACACTCTCCTCTTCCTTAGTGGGAATTGATGTGTACACAACAACATCCGGGTGAATATCAGCCGGAATCCTTTTGAAATACACGTACGCTTTTGTTGGGATATCATAGAATTTCCCCGCCATAACCATATTTATAGGACTAAAAAACGATGAATTGAGGATAAATATTTCAAAATCTCCAATTTTCATGTCGGGTTTTCTGTTTGGCCTATATACTTTTTCAGTAGAGACGGCTATATAGAATTTTACTGCATATGCCTTTAAATAAACTGTTGGGTCTCCTTTAAGTCCCAGGTATAACATCCTATTGTAACCGTCTTCGGCGGGATTTCCTTCATGATACCAGCCATTTAGGGAGTTCTTCTTTGCTAATATCGCTATAAATGGGAACTGAGAGGCTCCAGACTTGCCGTTAATGAAGAACCTCCAGTCCTCACCCGGTTGTCCATGGAGGTATGTTGCAAGTTCCATGTAGTCCTTATTGAGGGGAGGTACTGCTGGATAGTGGGGCACTGTAACCAGGAGCACCGCTATGAATGTGGTGATGGCTAGTGCCTCTCTAACTTCAAGAATTGCGAGTGGTAGTAGAATTATTAAAAGATCAAGCCATCTATAGGGGGGAATTAATGAAAAAGGCTTATGTGCATAGAGAAAGGAGGTTGGAGAGTAGTACCCGAGGGACAGGTAGAGGGACAGTAGTCCTACTGTTGCGAATCTAACCATCTTCCCTCTCTTCATGAACGACAGGAGTACAAAAAATCCCACAATTAATAAGGAAAATGGAAAATTCAGCATCATGCTCGGATGTATGGAATTTAACTTGAAGAGAAATGTTTTTGAGATCTCCCAGAAATGTGAATACTCTCTGTCAGCAAGGAATGGGATATAAAAGAATGCAGTTAAAGGAAAAACTGTCCCAAGAGTTCTAATCCAGCTACTGGGTTTTATAATATCCGGGAAATATAGTATGAACAGTAAAATGGTCAGGGGTATTAGGATGGAGTGGTGGGAGAGTAAAACTAAGCTAATCAGAATTGAACCTTCAATTATGTTTCTCCATGAACCATTTGCAATCTTTAGTGCTCCTATTATTGTTAGCGGGGATAGAGCTAATGCAAATGTTCTTGGAAAATTTCCTTCCACAATGTTTGAGATTGAAAACGCTACGAGTGTTATGAAAGTTAGGGAAGATAGAAGAGCCCGTGTAGTCTTTTTTCCTAGTGAATAAATCCCCATCCCACCGAGAAAGCTCGCAAATATCAGGGCAGCTCCGTATCCTTTAATGGGCGATCCAAAAAGCCTTCCAAAGAATGCTCCAACCAAATAGGAGAGTGGCGGATAAAATCTCAAGAACGGATAACCTTCGTACCATTCCTTTATCCATGGGGGCCATCCGCTTTCCATAAGTTTTGCTATCTTGAACAGGTGCCCATTTCCATCCGTGGGTAGGGCTGGCGGATAGGGTGCTCTGAGGTAGTATGCATAAACCATTATTGAATATGCAAGAATCACTACCGTTGCGAT
This is a stretch of genomic DNA from Pyrococcus sp. ST04. It encodes these proteins:
- a CDS encoding GbsR/MarR family transcriptional regulator, producing the protein MGIEEAKKIIMETFANTARRLGQSELIGYIYGALFLAKEPLSLSEISSITGYSLSHVSSAMKVLEGVGLVQRIKKPGDRKAYFIATKNFGEWRSSAFYENILRDIEETRENLLKALKEVENDDSEEAKEIREKIQMALKRNEIAKKLLSIVMKFKSEEELLETLEKCLEKN
- the hisS gene encoding histidine--tRNA ligase; its protein translation is MIERVKGTRDFLPEDMVKRRWVFERIRQVFERYNFKEILTPVMEYTKLFELRSGEEVVKQLYAFKDKGGRDVSLRPDMTSSVARLYVNSFQNAPKPIKWYYIANMFRYEEPQSGRYREFWQAGVELIGSEKIEADAEVISLFVESYLSTGLRDFTVNIGDRILLDEFAKMLGVKDDIGLMRIIDKKDKLTREEFVEELKKFGLDEAKIEKVLSLIEIKGKASEVLPKAEELFTSEEAKKEIKKLYSLIDLLDAYGVSKWIRIDLGIARGFDYYTSIVFEAIAPNELGIGSIGGGGRYDNLIEVFGGKPTPATGFAIGIERLIPILEWKGLIPQPRLSPDVYVVPVGGVNKEAIMIAASLRKSGIKTEVELMGRKLRKALDYANRIGVRLTIIVGKKDLEKGVVTVRDMESGEQKEISLEKVSEEIKNLLKS
- a CDS encoding glycine C-acetyltransferase codes for the protein MGKLDWIKEELEELKKKGLYVTIRVVQSAQGPWIIVNGKKVLNMCSNNYLGLAAHPKIKEAAIRAILDYGVGAGAVRTIAGTMDLHVELEEKLAKFKKREAAILFQSGYNANLGAISALLRKGEDGVFLSEELNHASIIDGMRLSGAPKVIYKHLDMDDLKKKLEENKDKKKKIIVTDGVFSMDGDLAPLPEIVELAEQYDAIVYVDDAHGEGVLGDHGRGIVDHFNLHDKVDFEMGTLSKAFGVIGGYVAGPEEAIEYLKQRARPFLFSSAMNPPDVAAAIAAVEILQKSDDLVKKLWDNTHYLQKGLRDLGYDLGNTKHPITPVMLYDEKLAQEFSRRLFEEYNIFAQAIVYPTVPLGTARIRLEPSAAHTKEDLKLVIDAFEDLGKKTGFLK
- the endA gene encoding tRNA-intron lyase, producing MKKVIEFYLSGDRVYSEREKAINQLHNNRGYGEVKGKRLFLSLIEAAYLIERGWIKVLDNGRELTFDEVFSLGKKRDEDFDIKFLVYKDLRDRGYIVKSGLKFGSHFRVYRKGAEHSDWLIWVLRENQKLSPNDITARARVAHGVRKSMIMAIVDEDNDIVYYKIEWTKF
- the rimI gene encoding ribosomal protein S18-alanine N-acetyltransferase is translated as MEDVASPESRPKRKIPIALVTIRPAKLFDIAYIMRIEHLSFREKYPRGLFLTFLESNPETFLVAEYNGQVIGYVMGYLKPDMEGHIMSIAVHPDYRGNGIGKALMVAVINKLFKKGARWIGLEVRVSNERAINLYKKLGFKIVKRIISYYSDGEDAYYMILRPEDWERVKLA
- a CDS encoding class I SAM-dependent methyltransferase: MHELYTVLARYYDSIYRRRIEEIRLEIDFLEEIFKNDAEREVRRVLDLACGTGIPSLELARRGYEVVGVDLHEEMLKIAREKAKSLGLNIRFIREDALKISFSEEFDAVTMLFSSIAYFDEDSLVELLRRVYKALREGGVFVADFGMWFSVKSNHPVIWSEFHGEEKLILIDWREVFPGIQKMRFRRVVQIIKPDGTTKSFLVDDELNLYTPREMSLIGKTIFKKVSIYSDYQRKLSERPRRIWAVFIK